GTAGGTCTTATCTGATACCTCCCGGGCTTTCTCCCATTGCGGCAAGACAGGCGGGAACTGCTTTTTCTTTTTGTTGGCAGGAGATGCCTTGACAAAGGGCTGTCCAGCTTCAAACCACTCCTGGGCCTGCTTCACGGTAAGCGCGTTAGGGTCTGTCTTAGGCTCTACCAGAAGTTCTTCTTGCTGGCAACCTGTCAAAAAGACCAGAAGTAACAGTGTGGTTAGTAGTAATGAATGAATGAATGAATGAATGAATGAATGAATGAATTGTTTTCATGTATTTGATTTTTTCTTGCAATTTTCAACCCTTAAAGTAATTGAAACAGGAAATAACAATCCTTTTTATAACATAACAAATTGACTCTTTTTTGGTTTGTATAAATAGTTAAGTCGTTTGGAAAGGATTAGTTAAGGTTTAAAATAGCTGTCAAAATATGATAAAAGAATAGATTTTGTAACATTAATGATTTCTAGGGCAAGGTAACAAATTTGGCGCAAACCCGTTTTTAGCCTCCTTTGGCCAAAACAGGCCAAAAACGCACCACCAGAAACTTCCCTTTCCGTGGGAGAGGGTAGCTTCTGCTGGGGGTCAGGCCCCTACGGCACCGGGTCATAGCCATGACCGCCCCAGGGGTTACACCTGCCAATACGCTTCAAGGCCATCCAGCCGCCTTTGAACGGGCCGTACTTGACAATAGCCTGGTGCGCGAAGGCGGAGCAGGTGGGCGTGAAGCGGCAACTGCCCGGTGTGAGCGGCGAGATGGTGTAGCGGTACAGCCACACCAAACCCAGAAACAACTGC
The nucleotide sequence above comes from Nibribacter ruber. Encoded proteins:
- the yidD gene encoding membrane protein insertion efficiency factor YidD produces the protein MQWLNWVFKQLFLGLVWLYRYTISPLTPGSCRFTPTCSAFAHQAIVKYGPFKGGWMALKRIGRCNPWGGHGYDPVP